The Suncus etruscus isolate mSunEtr1 chromosome 15, mSunEtr1.pri.cur, whole genome shotgun sequence genome contains the following window.
TCTTCTGGGGTATCtcctatatttgttttgttttgttttttttttttggttttggggtcatacccggcggtgctcaggggttactcctagctttacactcagaaatcactcttggcaggctaggggaatcatatgggatgccgggatttgaatcaccatcgtCCTGGatctattgcatgcaaggcaaacaccctactgctgtgttatctctccggtccctatatatatatatatatatattttttttttcgggggaggGCACTCCATcgatgctcagagctcactccatgctctacactcaggaattactccaggtggtgctggagatagaacctgggtccagggtcagctgcatgcaagaccagcGCCCTTCCCATTATAGTGTTGCAGACAAGCCCTGAAGCGGATGGAGGGAGCTGCCCCAGCACCCATAAAAGTGACTTGAGGGGCCTGGAGGGGACTCCGGGGACAGTCCCACTGACCTTCCCCATGCTCGTCGGTGTACTGAAAAGCCTGGACCAGCCGCAGAGCCTCTTCCACGGAGCGCCCGACAGGCAAATCATTGACGGTGATCTGGCGGAGAATCCCTTTGCCATCGATGATAAAGAGGCCCCTGGGAAGATGGGGCAAAAGGGTCACAGTGAAGGAGGTGGCAGACCCCTTAGCAAGGTCTGAAGTGTGTGGGGGCTACCCTCTCTCTCCTTACCTGTAAGCAATACCCTCATCTTCCTTCAATACCCCGTAGTCGTGGGACAGGCTTCGGGTGACATCGGCCAGCAGGGGGATTTTCAGGGGGCCCAGGCCTCCTTCCTTTCTGGGGGTGTTGATCCTGGAGGGTGTGTAGAGGTGACAGAGATGGGGCCTCAGGCAGCCTGAACCCCAGAGGCTCTGCAGCCCAGTGGAGATAAGCATTAAAGAAGCGATATTTGCAGCAGCATGGCTGGAGTTTTGAGATAAGGCTTCACAGCCCAGTGCAGGGGGCCCCACCTTCTATCTCTAAAATGGTTCCTAAGGCCTAGGGGGCTCCACCTGGGGTAGTGAGGTGAGGGGCTTTGCCTGCTGGAGCAGCGCCCTGGAGCTCCCTTTCCCCCCAACCTTTGAGATCCTAGAAATTGGGGCGTGAGCATTGTAGGGAGATGAGGTGAGAGGCTCGGGGCTCCTCTGGGAGGATCTCTGGGCTCCCTGGGGAGGACTGATCGCTCGCTCTGTTCTACCTACCAAGCTAGGTGGGTGAACTGCGAATCCACCGACACCCCCAGGACCTCGCAGCCCAGTTGGCGGAAGGCGTCTGCGTGCTCGCTGAAGGCGATGATCTCGGTGGGACACACGAAGGTGAAGTCCAGTGGGTAGAAAAAGAGGACCACGTACTtccctggggtggggggacaggcCAAGAGGCGACTGAGCACCCCCCACCCCGCTCCGGGCCCTGCTCCCCAGCCGGGCACTCCTTGGGCGCTCCCTCGCCTTACCCCGATAGTCGGAGAGTTTCACCTCCT
Protein-coding sequences here:
- the PRDX2 gene encoding peroxiredoxin-2: MASGNAHIGKPAPNFQTTAVVDGAFKEVKLSDYRGKYVVLFFYPLDFTFVCPTEIIAFSEHADAFRQLGCEVLGVSVDSQFTHLAWINTPRKEGGLGPLKIPLLADVTRSLSHDYGVLKEDEGIAYRGLFIIDGKGILRQITVNDLPVGRSVEEALRLVQAFQYTDEHGEVCPAGWKPGSDTIKPSVDDSKEYFSKHN